Proteins from a single region of Oryza brachyantha chromosome 6, ObraRS2, whole genome shotgun sequence:
- the LOC107304429 gene encoding uncharacterized protein LOC107304429, whose product MAVAEAEAYVSPELAAALGKVAVFALVQALVYLILRKSSGVFSPERAARSLSFRPMRSMSVRRFLAALSDDPVGVPEDGGSSIGAGTATARA is encoded by the coding sequence atggcggtggcggaggcggaggcttACGTCTcgccggagctcgccgcggcgctggGCAAGGTGGCCGTGTTCGCGCTGGTGCAGGCGCTGGTGTACCTCATCCTGCGCAAGTCGTCGGGCGTCTTCTCCCCGGAGAGGGCGGCGAGGTCCCTCAGCTTCCGGCCGATGCGGAGCATGAGCGTCCGCCGCTTCCTGGCGGCGCTCTCCGACGACCCCGTCGGCGTCCCCGAGGACGGCGGCTCGTCGATCGGCGCCGGTACTGCCACAGCGCGGGCCTGA
- the LOC102710793 gene encoding pantothenate kinase 1, producing the protein MGGLRVDLSGAEIRGDPAAADCGSPPVYLPRQPAAPPLLALDIGGTLIKLVYTASCGGGAGAELRFAKFERRRLQECFDFIRAQGLVRCNGSAMGSSKENMTLKASGGGAYKFTEDFREKLGVFLDKVDEMDSVVSGANFLLQNIPGAAFTHMNGKRSSIDISPNNLFPYLLVNIGSGVSILKVTGNKKFERVTGTHIGGGTMFGLAKLLTGCKSYDEFLQLSQKGDNFVLDLIVKDICGELVCQKQGLSTSTLASSFGKVITSKKKLTDYRPEDLASTLLSAFTYNIAQISFLVASILGLRRVFFGGSYIRGHKSTMENISYAIDFWSQGQMQAVFLQHEGYLGALGALMSYGDPGDKITNFEETKEEENIHESAVPVDGTSTGEHNDGNIFPYLLVNIGSGVSMIEVIGNGKFERIIGSHLGGGTILGLARLLTGCSSYDEFLELSQRGNNLAVDLTVGDIYGEHGYPKIGLPASTTAASFGKVSSSRLAEYKVEDLAAALLNSFTYNIGQIAYFVANLSGLKRIFFRGAYVCGHEKTMDKISRSLKYWSKGQVQTTFLCHEGFLGTLGAFWSYENMGIDGLAAHDVIREVLLGAPYTGQLPSLPLTKQEDNGEGMTFEGEVERLRHDNAMLKSELERLQRENAELKAKLVKSGKPNTL; encoded by the exons ATGGGTGGGCTGCGGGTGGACCTCTCCGGCGCGGAGATCCGCggcgaccccgccgccgccgactgcgGCAGCCCGCCCGTGTACCTCCCCCGCCAGCCCGCCGCGCCCCCGCTCCTCGCGCTCGACATCGGAg GGACTCTGATAAAGCTGGTGTACACGgcgagctgcggcggcggggcgggcgcGGAGCTGCGGTTCGCCAAGTTCGAGAGGCGGCGGCTCCAGGAGTGCTTCGACTTCATCAGGGCGCAGGGGCTCGTCCGCTGCAATG GGTCAGCTATGGGTTCaagcaaagaaaatatgaCATTGAag GCCTCAGGTGGTGGAGCATATAAATTTACTGAAGATTTTCGCGAGAAATTAGGAGTTTTCCTTGACAAGGTTGATGAAATGGATAGTGTTGTTTCTGGAGCAAACTTTTTGTTACAG AACATTCCTGGAGCGGCCTTCACACACATGAATGGAAAGAGAAGTTCTATTGATATTTCTCCAAATAACTTGTTTCCTTACCTTCTTGTCAACATTGGCTCTGGAGTTAGCATATTAAAG GTAACTGGAAATAAGAAATTTGAAAGGGTAACTGGAACACATATTGGTGGCGGAACAATGTTTGGTTTAGCAAAACTTTTAACAGGATGTAAGAG TTATGACGAGTTCTTGCAATTAAGCCAGAAAGGGGACAATTTTGTTCTTGATCTAATCGTGAAGGATATATGCGGGGAACTTGTTTGCCAGAAG CAAGGACTTTCAACTTCAACTCTTGCTTCTAGCTTTGGGAAAGTTATTACttctaagaaaaaattaacagACTACAGACCTGAAGATCTAGCATCCACATTGTTGAGTGCCTTTACCTATAATATTGCACAA ATTTCTTTCCTTGTTGCATCAATCTTGGGTCTCAGAAGAGTTTTCTTTGGTGGATCTTATATACGTGGACATAAAAGCACGATGGAAAATATTTCTTATGCAATTGACTTCTG GTCGCAGGGTCAAATGCAAGCTGTCTTCTTGCAACATGAAGGGTATTTAGGAGCTCTTGGTGCCTTGATGAGTTATGGTGATCCTGGAGATAAAATTACAAACTTTGAGGAAACAAAAGAGgag GAGAACATCCATGAGTCAGCAGTACCTGTTGATGGGACATCAACAGGTGAACATAATGACGGCAACATATTTCCTTATCTCCTTGTTAATATTGGATCAGGTGTCAGCATGATAGAG GTAATTGGTAATGGGAAGTTTGAGCGAATTATCGGATCCCACCTAGGTGGGGGCACTATCCTTGGTCTTGCGAGGCTTCTGACTGGTTGTTCAAG TTATGATGAATTCTTGGAGTTGAGCCAGAGAGGCAATAATTTAGCTGTTGATTTGACTGTTGGTGACATATATGGGGAGCATGGTTACCCAAAG ATTGGTCTTCCTGCATCTACTACTGCTGCTAGCTTTGGAAAAGTGAGTTCAAGTAGACTTGCAGAATACAAAGTGGAGGATCTTGCGGCAGCTCTATTGAATTCTTTCACCTACAACATTGGGCAG ATAGCCTACTTTGTGGCTAATCTTTCTGGTCTGAAGAGAATTTTCTTCCGAGGTGCTTATGTCTGTGGCCATGAGAAAACTATGGACAAGATTTCTCGTTCCCTCAAGTATTG GTCCAAAGGCCAAgttcaaacaacatttctaTGTCATGAGGGGTTCTTGGGAACCTTAGGTGCATTTTGGAGTTATGAGAACATGGGAATTGACGGCCTGGCAGCACATGATGTCATAAGGGAGGTCTTGCTTGGTGCTCCTTACACTGGGCAGCTTCCGTCTTTACCTCTGACTAAACAAGAGGACAAT GGAGAAGGTATGACTTTTGAAGGGGAAGTAGAACGGCTTCGACATGACAATGCTATGCTGAAGTCTGAGCTTGAACGGTTGCAAAGGGAGAATGCAGAGCTCAAAGCGAAGCTGGTAAAATCTGGCAAGCCAAATACCTTGTAA
- the LOC102711892 gene encoding uncharacterized protein LOC102711892, producing MSMASSGGYYSYYSQPTPYYYYGGYAPPARVGGGGTSQRPSAHVFLLLATVLLVAMSALYSRCEEAVESLLDQLRVFLILSPLLLIVGVQVWAATTAADRRGGGGGLMHLLAQLMGDGGGDQYYYRYGRWHGGGAASSSSPPWGVALVLVLVLFLVSYQSSFQSRWFPLLGRR from the coding sequence ATGAGCatggcgagcagcggcgggtACTACTCGTACTACAGCCAGCCGACGCCGTACTACTACTACGGCGGctacgcgccgccggcgagagtcggcggcggcgggacgtCGCAGCGCCCGTCGGCGCACgtgttcctcctcctcgcgacGGTCCTGCTCGTCGCCATGTCGGCGCTGTACTCGCGGTgcgaggaggcggtggagagCCTGCTCGACCAGCTCCGGGTCTTCCTCATCCTGTCCCCGCTGCTGCTCATCGTCGGCGTGCAGGTATGGGCAgcgaccaccgccgccgaccgccgcggcgggggaggaggcctCATGCACCTCCTCGCGCAGCTGAtgggggacggcggcggcgaccaatATTATTACCGCTACGGCCGttggcacggcggcggcgccgcgtcgtcgtcgtcgccgccgtggggCGTGGCGCTGGTGCTCGTGCTCGTTCTGTTCCTGGTGTCGTACCAGTCGTCGTTCCAGAGCCGGTGGTTCCCGCTGCTCGGCCGGCGATGA